Proteins encoded in a region of the Rhodococcus sp. SBT000017 genome:
- a CDS encoding GntR family transcriptional regulator: MVEPDRSAALDRSSAMPLWAQLHADLVRRIGDDEFAGSEFPGEHALTTSYGVSRHTTREALRHLRNEGILIAERGRPSRLAGPPVIEQPLGALYSLFAAVEATGVAQHSVVRALELRTDPAVAPTLQVGPKAPLLYLERIRMAGTMPLALDYAWLPGDLARDLLDADFTHTALYIELEKRCGIRLTGGREDVTAIVPTAEDAALLDIDEQTAALSIRRLGCMNSRPVELRHTVIRGDRFTVSATFSPSDGYRFVPATPLHAL; the protein is encoded by the coding sequence ATGGTTGAACCAGATCGCAGTGCCGCGCTCGACCGCTCGAGTGCGATGCCGCTGTGGGCGCAACTGCATGCCGATCTGGTCCGCCGAATCGGTGACGACGAATTCGCCGGCTCCGAGTTCCCGGGCGAGCATGCGTTGACGACGAGCTACGGCGTCAGCCGTCACACCACCCGCGAGGCCCTGCGGCACCTGCGGAACGAAGGAATCTTGATTGCAGAGCGTGGCCGGCCTTCTCGACTGGCCGGTCCGCCGGTGATCGAGCAACCTCTCGGTGCGCTCTACAGTCTCTTCGCTGCCGTGGAAGCCACGGGTGTTGCTCAGCACAGCGTGGTGCGTGCACTCGAACTACGCACCGACCCCGCGGTCGCTCCCACTCTGCAGGTCGGTCCCAAGGCCCCACTGCTCTACCTGGAGCGCATCCGTATGGCAGGGACCATGCCGTTGGCGCTCGACTATGCCTGGTTGCCGGGGGACCTGGCACGCGACCTCCTGGATGCGGACTTTACTCACACGGCTCTGTACATCGAGCTCGAGAAACGCTGCGGCATCCGCCTCACCGGTGGCCGCGAAGACGTCACCGCCATCGTCCCGACCGCCGAGGACGCAGCACTGCTCGACATCGACGAGCAGACGGCCGCGCTGTCGATCCGCCGCTTGGGTTGCATGAATTCCCGGCCGGTGGAGTTGCGGCACACAGTGATTCGAGGAGATCGGTTCACCGTCTCGGCCACGTTCTCACCGAGCGACGGCTATCGCTTCGTGCCGGCCACGCCGCTGCACGCCCTGTAA